A region from the Leptospirillum ferriphilum ML-04 genome encodes:
- the rpsT gene encoding 30S ribosomal protein S20, with translation MASHKATLKDIKKNEKRRTRNRQAVSMIRTMAKKVETLVSQGKKEEAVVALGEVVPVIDHAVNRRILHRNSASRKISRLTLKVNGLS, from the coding sequence TTGGCGTCTCACAAGGCAACACTCAAGGATATCAAAAAGAACGAAAAAAGACGGACCAGGAACCGGCAGGCCGTCTCCATGATCCGGACGATGGCCAAGAAAGTCGAGACCCTGGTGTCCCAGGGCAAGAAGGAAGAAGCTGTCGTGGCTCTGGGCGAAGTGGTTCCTGTTATTGATCACGCAGTCAACCGCCGCATTCTTCACCGCAATTCCGCTTCCCGGAAAATTTCCCGCCTGACGCTGAAGGTCAACGGCCTGTCCTGA
- the holA gene encoding DNA polymerase III subunit delta, with protein sequence MIESALVLFRKDQSLLPVIVVIPGDPLILSWTFERIQRFLFLSRDDLSVNTEHRAGGDLTAADLLALAKEKPLFGPRRLFWVTQAEKVDGLLEKGIGQALLSAARKGNTTVVLEMGEKKASLLADIFPVFRTEPSGTLRQRQAEALSWVHILAEKKGTRLENGVAETLLRAFPEQMGQISSFLDRLSAPESGKIRTVTREDLKQHGLEDPLESVFRLFDAWEANDRRLYGQWERFIDNGQSPLSFLSLWHRQWRLYAIAREEIRSPSDVEKFATKNRIPPPVAEKIRKTARSMTRKTLREGYALLRETDLSLKSGGDPSLIMLRFLAGMSFLSPGKWERHTEKIRTGR encoded by the coding sequence TTGATCGAATCGGCTCTCGTTTTGTTCCGGAAAGACCAGTCCCTCTTGCCGGTCATTGTCGTGATCCCCGGCGATCCGCTGATTTTGTCCTGGACGTTTGAGAGGATTCAGCGATTCCTTTTCCTGTCCCGGGACGATCTCTCCGTCAATACGGAACACCGTGCAGGGGGAGATCTGACCGCAGCGGACCTCCTCGCGCTCGCAAAAGAAAAACCCCTTTTTGGCCCCCGAAGGCTGTTCTGGGTCACACAAGCGGAAAAAGTCGACGGACTCCTGGAAAAGGGAATCGGGCAGGCCCTTCTCTCTGCAGCACGGAAAGGCAACACGACGGTCGTTTTGGAAATGGGAGAGAAAAAAGCGTCCTTGCTGGCAGACATCTTTCCGGTTTTCCGGACGGAACCCTCCGGAACTCTCCGGCAGAGACAAGCGGAAGCGCTTTCGTGGGTGCATATTTTAGCGGAAAAAAAAGGCACCCGTCTGGAAAATGGCGTCGCGGAAACACTGCTTCGGGCATTCCCCGAACAGATGGGACAGATTTCTTCTTTTCTCGACCGCCTTTCCGCACCGGAAAGCGGAAAAATCCGGACAGTCACTCGGGAGGATTTGAAGCAGCACGGACTTGAAGATCCGCTGGAGTCTGTCTTTCGCCTTTTTGATGCCTGGGAGGCAAACGACCGCCGACTTTACGGGCAATGGGAGAGATTCATCGACAACGGACAGTCTCCGTTGTCTTTTCTTTCTCTCTGGCACCGTCAGTGGAGACTTTATGCCATCGCCCGGGAGGAGATCCGCTCCCCGTCCGACGTTGAAAAATTCGCGACGAAGAACCGGATTCCCCCTCCTGTCGCAGAAAAAATACGGAAAACAGCCCGGTCCATGACGAGAAAAACCCTTCGGGAAGGGTATGCTCTTCTCCGGGAAACCGACCTCTCCTTGAAGTCTGGAGGAGACCCCTCCCTGATCATGCTCCGATTTCTGGCGGGCATGTCCTTTCTTTCCCCCGGGAAGTGGGAAAGGCACACCGAAAAGATCAGGACAGGCCGTTGA
- the lptE gene encoding LPS assembly lipoprotein LptE has translation MNRLSERQKTRYVGRLPFFSGLPLLLGMLLLAGCGYHVMTLSGVTQTPETVKLGLPRTVTLAVRTFHNNTTFPLVETEVTQVLKDTLQKTSGVVLVNDPKRADVVLTGSVVGVNEIPFALSSVVGIEEYQVEVILAAKLVAFNGQVLWTGGSVMGTAPMYMSENLALLQQTQQYALNTASHNATVRLIQQMAHGIASMSYIPIQNATIGGQTPAPGMVPSAPGALPGQPQPSPMPGALP, from the coding sequence TACGTTGGAAGACTACCCTTTTTCTCTGGTCTCCCGCTTCTTCTGGGGATGCTCCTTCTCGCGGGGTGCGGCTATCATGTCATGACGCTGTCCGGGGTGACGCAAACCCCGGAGACCGTCAAGCTCGGGCTTCCCCGGACCGTCACGCTGGCCGTCCGGACCTTTCACAACAACACGACCTTCCCCCTGGTCGAAACCGAGGTGACCCAGGTCCTGAAAGATACCCTCCAGAAAACCTCCGGGGTCGTTCTCGTCAACGACCCCAAACGGGCCGACGTCGTTCTCACCGGCAGTGTGGTCGGCGTCAATGAAATTCCCTTCGCTCTTTCCAGCGTCGTCGGCATCGAAGAATACCAGGTGGAAGTCATTCTCGCCGCCAAACTTGTCGCGTTCAACGGACAAGTCCTGTGGACTGGGGGTTCCGTGATGGGAACAGCACCGATGTATATGAGCGAAAATCTGGCTCTTCTTCAGCAGACACAACAATACGCTCTCAATACGGCCTCACATAATGCCACGGTTCGCCTGATCCAGCAGATGGCGCATGGGATCGCATCCATGTCCTATATTCCGATTCAAAATGCGACGATCGGGGGGCAAACTCCTGCTCCGGGAATGGTTCCCTCCGCTCCCGGAGCCCTTCCTGGCCAACCTCAGCCTTCCCCGATGCCTGGAGCCCTGCCTTGA